From Gemmatimonadaceae bacterium, the proteins below share one genomic window:
- a CDS encoding TraR/DksA C4-type zinc finger protein gives MATTTAARKQKPMNKRTLDHFEKRLLEERQRVLKELGHYDEAFGSTPQGADGDLSAYSFHMADQGTDAMEREKAFLFASQEGRFLWHLDEALRRLYRSPETFGKCHNCGQDIAYERLDALPHARFCIDCKQREEDAKRQG, from the coding sequence ATGGCAACCACAACCGCCGCCAGGAAGCAGAAGCCGATGAACAAGAGGACACTCGATCATTTCGAGAAGCGTCTGCTCGAAGAGCGCCAGCGCGTGCTGAAGGAGCTCGGTCATTACGACGAGGCCTTCGGCTCGACACCTCAGGGCGCCGACGGCGACCTGAGCGCCTATTCGTTTCACATGGCGGATCAGGGCACCGACGCGATGGAGCGCGAAAAGGCGTTTCTTTTCGCCAGCCAGGAGGGACGCTTCCTCTGGCATCTCGACGAAGCGTTGCGCCGGCTGTACCGGTCGCCGGAGACGTTCGGCAAGTGCCACAACTGCGGGCAGGACATCGCGTACGAGCGGCTCGACGCTCTGCCGCACGCCCGTTTCTGCATCGACTGCAAGCAGCGTGAGGAAGATGCAAAGAGGCAGGGCTAA
- the lspA gene encoding signal peptidase II — protein sequence MQRGRANTPLFWAALVVIVVADVITKAIAVHALVPQRIPHELIGDAVRFTLVYNPGAAFGLHLGEYSRWIFMVLTIGALFILGRLYRATRDGDLLRTLAISLVCGGAIGNLIDRIRSAHGVVDFIDVGIGDARWPTFNVADMAVSVGAFLLAWVLWGEENAAGPRPAAPSDGDGTSVSGIAAAPASPGSGEI from the coding sequence ATGCAAAGAGGCAGGGCTAACACGCCCCTTTTCTGGGCGGCGCTGGTGGTGATCGTCGTCGCCGACGTCATCACCAAGGCCATCGCCGTCCATGCGCTCGTTCCCCAGCGTATTCCCCACGAGCTCATCGGCGATGCCGTGCGTTTCACTCTCGTGTACAATCCGGGCGCGGCCTTCGGGCTTCACCTCGGCGAATACTCGAGGTGGATATTCATGGTATTGACGATCGGCGCGCTGTTCATCCTCGGCCGTCTTTACCGTGCGACGCGTGACGGCGACCTGCTGCGTACGCTGGCGATCTCGCTCGTCTGCGGCGGCGCGATCGGGAACCTCATCGATCGCATCAGGTCGGCGCATGGAGTGGTGGACTTCATAGACGTCGGCATCGGCGACGCGCGCTGGCCGACATTCAACGTCGCCGACATGGCGGTGAGCGTCGGTGCCTTCCTGCTGGCCTGGGTGCTGTGGGGAGAGGAGAATGCGGCCGGACCGCGTCCCGCCGCTCCATCTGACGGCGACGGCACGTCAGTCTCGGGCATCGCCGCCGCGCCTGCCTCCCCGGGGAGCGGGGAGATCTGA